A genomic segment from Hypomesus transpacificus isolate Combined female chromosome 13, fHypTra1, whole genome shotgun sequence encodes:
- the sec24c gene encoding protein transport protein Sec24C isoform X4 yields MNVNQQTPMASPYGQPQPGYGQPSYAPLGGGYPAPYAPYNGPASAYQHGAPPQGPARAPPTSAPPAVSSSQGYSQYSQGDIQNGPPPVAQPMQRPAVSQPYTPGAMNLSGPHPSYPQQYAVPPSMQQVTNQMTGMQIGPGPPPTPAGPGYAPPLTSQPPISAAYSVAAPPSYTQGPPPVSADPPQPPPHSEAGGPQPYYGGPPPPQQTFPPSFSSAGPPSQAPGQQQSFPSGPPPVPQSTYTGPPPPTAQTSFPPPPSSQASSFPPTAPPSTAPPAQYPGPMPPPGPPSQPPFQSGPPPQSQLPPTSMAQANHLPPGPPGAMQQPPPQSGMQGGYPPQQNGAFGQVRGPQPGYAGQYPGQPSYGGPAPAPAPAAPSQKRLDPDSIPSPIQVIEDDKAKTSEPFTTGVRGQAPPLVTTNFQVKDQGNASPRFVRCTAYNMPCTADMARQSQVPMAAVIKPLATLPPDETPPYIVDHGEGGPIRCNRCKAYMCPYMQFIEGGRRFQCGFCSCVTDVPPHYFQHLDHTGKRVDCYDRPELSAGSYEFLATVDYCKNNKLPQPPAYIFLIDVSYNAVKSGMVNIVCQELKTLLDYLPRENPDTDSVVRVGFITYNKVLHFYNVKSSLAQPQMLVVSDVSDMFLPLLDGFLVNVSESRVVIESLLEQIPEMFADTRETETVFGPVIQAGLEALKAADCAGKLFVFHTSLPIAEAPGKLKNREDKKLVGTDKEKSLFQPQVGFYGSLAKECVAQGCCVDLFLFPNQYVDVATLGVVPVSTGGSIYKYTYFQAQADCERFLNDLRRDVQKPMGFDAVMRVRTSTGIRATDFFGSFYMSNTTDVELAGLDCDKTVTVEFRHDDKLSEETGALMQCAVLYTSCSGQRRLRVHNMAVNCCFQLADLYRNCETDTIINYFSKYAYRSVLTTPTKTVRDTLVNQCAQILSCYRKNCASPSSAGQLILPECMKLLPVYLNCVLKSDMLLPGGDVSLDDRAYLRQLLSCMDVAESHLFFYPRLLPLVKLEGDSLPVAVRNSEERLSKGGVYLLETGLHLFLWVGANAQQELLLNIFGTPTFSQIDPNMTSLPILDNPFSQRLTEIVESFRAQRSRYMKLMVVKQEDKAELIFKHFLVEDKSGSGGASYVDFLCHMHKEIRQLLS; encoded by the exons ATGAATGTGAACCAGCAGACTCCCATGGCATCTCCGTACGGCCAGCCTCAGCCTGGCTATGGCCAGCCCAGCTACGCCCCCCTGGGAGGGGGCTACCCCGCACCCTACGCCCCCTACAACGGCCCTGCATCAGCCTACCAGCATGGAGCTCCACCCCAAG GTCCTGCCAGGGCCCCACCTACCTCTGCCCCCCCAGCCGTGTCCTCCTCCCAGGGCTACTCCCAGTACAGTCAGGGGGACATCCAGAATGGCCCACCTCCTGTGGCCCAGCCCATGCAAAG GCCTGCTGTTTCTCAGCCCTACACACCGGGGGCTATGAACCTGTCTGGGCCACACCCCTCCTACCCCCAGCAGTATGCAGTCCCGCCCAGCATGCAGCAAGTCACCAATCAGATGACCGGGATGCAGATTGGGCCAgggcccccccccacacctgctGGGCCTGGATATG CTCCgcctctcacctcccagcctccaATCAGTGCGGCCTATTCAGTTGCAGCTCCTCCCTCCTACACCCAAGGCCCGCCCCCTGTGTCGGCAGAcccgccccagcccccccctcacagTGAGGCCGGCGGCCCCCAGCCTTACTACggaggcccccctcccccccagcagaccttccccccctccttctcctctgccgGCCCCCCCAGCCAGGCCCCAGGACAGCAGCAGTCCTTCCCCTCTGGCCCCCCTCCCGTCCCCCAGTCCACCTACACTGGCCCACCCCCTCCGACTGCCCAGACctctttccccccacccccctcctcacaggccagctccttccctcccacggcaccccccagcacagcccccccagcccagtaCCCGGGCCCCATGCCGCCCCCGGGACCTCCATCCCAGCCACCTTTCCAGTCTGGACCCCCTCCTCAAAGCCAGCtacctcccacctccatggcccAGGCCAACCACCTGCCGCCCGGCCCCCCAGGGGCCATGCAGCAGCCCCCGCCACAGTCTGGAATGCAGGGAGGGTACCCGCCCCAACAGAACG GTGCGTTTGGCCAGGTGAGGGGCCCCCAGCCTGGATATGCAGGCCAGTACCCTGGACAGCCCAGCTACGGGGGCCCGGCCCCTGCTCCGGCTCCTGCTGCCCCCTCACAGAAGAGACTAGACCCTGACTCCATCCCCAGcccg ATCCAGGTGATTGAGGACGACAAGGCCAAGACCAGCGAACCCTTCACCACAGGAGTCAGGGGTCAAGCCCCGCCCCTGGTCACCACCAACTTCCAGGTCAAAGATCAAG gtAACGCCAGCCCTCGGTTCGTCCGCTGCACGGCCTACAACATGCCCTGCACAGCAGATATGGCCAGGCAGTCCCAGGTGCCCATGGCGGCTGTCATCAAGCCCCTGGCCACCCTGCCCCCCGATGAG accCCTCCATACATCGTGGACCATGGCGAGGGAGGCCCTATCCGCTGTAACCGCTGCAAGGCCTACATGTGTCCCTACATGCAGTTCATCGAGGGAGGACGCCGCTTCCAGTGTGGCTTCTGCAGCTGTGTCACAGATG tGCCTCCTCATTACTTTCAGCATCTGGACCATACAGGGAAGAGGGTGGACTGCTACGACCGGCCAGAGCTGTCCGCGGGCAGCTACGAGTTCCTGGCCACTGTGGACTACTGTAAA AACAACAAgctccctcagcctccagcgTACATCTTCCTGATAGACGTGTCCTACAACGCCGTCAAGAGCGGCATGGTCAACATCGTCTGTCAGGAGCTCAAGACCCTGCTGGACTACCTTCCcag ggagAACCCTGATACAGACTCGGTGGTGCGTGTGGGCTTCATTACCTACAACAAGGTGCTGCACTTCTACAACGTCAAGTCCAGCCTGGCTCAGCCCCAGATGCTGGTGGTGTCCGATGTGTCCGACATGTTCCTGCCTCTGCTGGACGGCTTCCTGGTCAACGTCAGCGAGAGCAGGGTGGTCattgagag tttgCTGGAGCAGATCCCAGAGATGTTTGCAGAcacaagggagacagagacggtGTTTGGACCTGTCAtccaggctgggctggaggccCTGAAG GCTGCAGACTGTGCTGGGAAGCTGTTTGTGTTCCACACCTCCCTGCCCATCGCCGAGGCCCCTGGGAAGCTGAAGAACCGGGAGGACAAGAAGCTGGTGGGCACCGACAAGGAGAAG TCTCTGTTCCAGCCCCAGGTGGGCTTCTACGGCAGCCTGGCTAAGGAGTGCGTGGCCCAGGGATGTTGTGTggacctcttcctcttccccaacCAGTATGTGGACGTGGCCACGCTGGGGGTGGTCCCCGTCTCCACAGGGGGCTCCATATACAAATACACCTATTTccag GCTCAGGCAGACTGCGAGCGGTTCCTGAACGACCTGAGGAGAGATGTACAGAAGCCTATGGGTTTTGATGCTGTAATGAGGGTTCGCACCAGCACAG gcaTCAGAGCGACAGACTTCTTCGGTTCGTTCTACATGAGCAACACGACCGACGTGGAGCTGGCCGGCCTGGACTGTGACAAGACCGTCACCGTGGAGTTCCGCCACGACGATAAGCTCAGCGAGGAGACGGGCGCCctcatgcag tgtgcGGTGCTGTACACCAGCTGCAGCGGTCAGCGTCGCCTGCGTGTCCACAACATGGCGGTGAACTGCTGCTTCCAGCTCGCTGACCTGTACCGCAACTGTGAGACGGACACCATCATCAACTACTTCTCCAAATACG cgtACCGCAGCGTGTTGACCACTCCCACTAAGACGGTGAGAGACACCCTGGTGAACCAGTGTGCCCAGATCCTGTCCTGCTACCGCAAGAACTGTGCCAGCCCCTCTTCTGCAGGACAG CTGATCCTTCCAGAGTGTATGAAGCTGCTGCCCGTGTATCTGAACTGCGTGCTGAAGAGCGACATGCTGCTGCCGGGCGGCGACGTGTCCCTGGACGACCGCGCCTACCTGCGCCAGCTGCTCAGCTGCATGGACGTGGCCGAGAGCCACCTGTTCTTCTACCCCCGCCTGCTGCCCCtg gtgaagCTGGAAGGGGACTCGTTGCCTGTGGCGGTGAGGAACTCGGAGGAGCGTCTCTCGAAGGGTGGCGTCTACCTCCTGGAGACAGGGCTCCACCTCTTCCTGTGGGTAGGAGCCAATGCCCAGCAAGAGCTGCTGCTCAACATCTTTGGCACGCCCACCTTCAGCCAGATAGACCCCAACATG acgAGCCTGCCCATCCTGGACAACCCCTTCTCTCAGAGGCTTACAGAGATTGTTGAATCCTTTAGAGCTCAGAGATCCAGATATATGAAG ttGATGGTGGTGAAGCAGGAGGACAAGGCAGAGCTGATCTTCAAACACTTCCTGGTTGAGGACAAGAGTGGAAGCGGCGGCGCTTCATACGTGGACTTCCTGTGTCACATGCACAAGGAAATCCGCCAGCTGCTCAGCTAG